In Methanonatronarchaeum sp. AMET-Sl, one genomic interval encodes:
- a CDS encoding ribbon-helix-helix protein, CopG family — MAKVQIAIRVDDELLSKIEEVEDDMQIDRSEAIRRLLDKGSKQYRLEKAIKQLRDKKNIYF, encoded by the coding sequence ATGGCAAAAGTTCAGATTGCAATTCGGGTGGATGATGAACTGCTTTCCAAAATTGAAGAGGTAGAAGATGATATGCAGATCGATAGGTCTGAAGCCATTAGACGACTACTAGATAAAGGATCCAAACAATACAGACTTGAAAAAGCGATAAAACAACTTAGAGATAAAAAAAATATCTATTTCTAA
- a CDS encoding MtaA/CmuA family methyltransferase, with protein MSGIGFRERFFRVLDLREVDRVPCVMPLQTGVLDLMELVGCFWPEAHRSSWSMSVLGMAGYRFGGIESVRLPFDMNVVCESLGCGLKYPDNLSQPVIVDNPISGLDGVGGLEPDLDRGRVRVVGEAVRLVSGSVGDRVPVLAAVSGPFYVAGQVRGMESWLLDVYKERDGVRELLDICLRACKSYTSYLESCGADAITVLGVSTDLISPDMYRRYAAPYQKELIEGLDRSVLHICGDTTPVFEDMVGLGADGLSVDSCVSLKKFKEIARDRCAVFGNVPPVDTLLFGNKEKVVKESKRSIDEGCDVLCSGCGLPSQTPLENIRAMVETAKTYQP; from the coding sequence TTGTCTGGTATTGGTTTTAGGGAGCGGTTTTTTCGGGTGCTTGATTTGAGAGAGGTTGATAGGGTTCCTTGTGTGATGCCTTTGCAGACTGGGGTTTTGGATTTGATGGAGTTGGTTGGTTGTTTTTGGCCTGAGGCTCATCGTAGTTCTTGGTCGATGAGTGTTTTGGGTATGGCTGGTTATCGTTTTGGTGGGATTGAGAGTGTTAGGCTTCCTTTTGATATGAATGTTGTTTGTGAGTCGTTGGGTTGTGGTTTGAAGTATCCAGATAATCTTTCTCAACCGGTTATTGTTGATAACCCGATCAGTGGTTTGGATGGGGTTGGTGGGTTGGAGCCGGATCTGGATAGGGGTCGGGTTAGGGTGGTTGGTGAGGCTGTCCGGCTTGTTAGTGGTTCTGTTGGTGATCGGGTTCCGGTTTTAGCTGCAGTTTCAGGTCCTTTTTATGTTGCCGGCCAGGTCAGAGGGATGGAGAGCTGGCTACTCGATGTCTATAAAGAACGTGATGGCGTAAGAGAGTTATTGGACATCTGTCTTAGAGCTTGTAAGAGCTATACAAGTTATCTGGAGAGTTGTGGTGCTGACGCAATAACTGTTTTAGGAGTGTCAACCGACCTAATCAGCCCTGATATGTATCGGAGATATGCAGCTCCATACCAAAAAGAATTGATTGAGGGGTTGGATAGGAGTGTTTTACATATCTGTGGTGACACAACCCCAGTTTTTGAAGATATGGTTGGGTTGGGTGCAGATGGTTTAAGTGTTGACTCATGTGTTTCATTAAAAAAATTTAAGGAAATAGCTAGGGATAGGTGTGCTGTTTTCGGAAATGTACCACCTGTAGACACATTACTATTCGGAAATAAAGAAAAAGTGGTTAAAGAATCTAAACGCTCTATCGACGAAGGCTGCGATGTTTTGTGCTCCGGCTGTGGCTTACCATCACAAACACCCTTAGAAAACATAAGAGCAATGGTTGAAACCGCCAAAACCTACCAACCCTAA